A genomic window from Solanum dulcamara chromosome 11, daSolDulc1.2, whole genome shotgun sequence includes:
- the LOC129873148 gene encoding serine/threonine-protein kinase SRK2I-like isoform X2, translating into MDRGPGPCMDMPIMHDSDRYDFVKDIGSGNFGVARLMTDKQTKELVAVKYIERGDKIDENVRREIINHRSLRHPNIIRFKEVILTPTHLAIVMEYASGGELFERISNAGRFNEDEARFFFQQLISGVSYCHSMQVCHRDLKLENTLLDGSPAPRLKICDFGYSKSALLHSQPKSTVGTPAYIAPEVLLRKEYDGKIADVWSCGVTLYVMLVGAYPFEDPDEPKDFRKTINRILSVQYSMPENIQITEECRHLISRIFVGDPAQRITMPEIRNHVWFLKNLPADLIDDRMISDQFEEPDQPMQSIDTIMQIISEATVPPIGLYNLEMMDDDMDDLDSEPDLDIDSSGEIIYAM; encoded by the exons ATGGATCGAGGTCCGGGACCCTGTATGGATATGCCGATCATGCACGACAGTGACCGGTATGATTTTGTTAAAGATATCGGGTCGGGTAACTTTGGCGTTGCGAGGTTGATGACAGATAAACAGACTAAAGAGCTAGTTGCTGTCAAGTATATCGAAAGAGGCGATAAG ATAGATGAAAACGTTCGGCGGGAGATAATCAATCACAGGTCCCTGAGGCATCCTAACATAATTAGATTCAAAGAG GTGATTCTGACGCCAACTCATCTCGCTATTGTGATGGAATATGCATCTGGTGGGGAGCTTTTTGAGAGAATTTCTAATGCAGGGCGCTTCAATGAGGATGAG GCTCGCTTCTTCTTCCAGCAACTTATATCTGGTGTCAGTTACTGCCATTCCATG CAAGTATGTCATCGGGACTTGAAGCTGGAAAATACATTGCTTGATGGAAGCCCTGCTCCTCGGCTAAAAATTTGTGATTTTGGGTATTCTAAG TCTGCTCTACTGCACTCACAGCCAAAATCAACAGTGGGAACTCCTGCTTATATTGCACCAGAAGTTCTGTTGAGGAAAGAATATGATGGCAAG ATTGCAGATGTGTGGTCGTGTGGAGTGACATTGTATGTCATGTTAGTGGGTGCTTATCCTTTTGAGGATCCTGATGAACCAAAAGATTTTCGGAAGACGATCAAT AGAATCCTGAGTGTGCAATATTCTATGCCTGAGAACATTCAGATAACTGAGGAATGTCGCCACTTAATCTCAAGGATCTTTGTTGGAGATCCAGCACAG AGGATCACGATGCCTGAAATCAGAAATCATGTATGGTTTTTGAAGAATCTTCCAGCAGACTTAATAGACGATAGGATGATTAGTGACCAGTTTGAAGAGCCCGATCAGCCAATGCAGAGCATAGATACGATCATGCAAATAATCTCAGAGGCAACAGTACCACCAATTGGCTTGTATAACTTGGAAATGATGGACGATGACATGGATGACTTGGATTCAGAGCCTGATCTTGATATTGATAGCAGCGGGGAGATCATATATGCAATGTGA
- the LOC129873148 gene encoding serine/threonine-protein kinase SRK2I-like isoform X1: MDRGPGPCMDMPIMHDSDRYDFVKDIGSGNFGVARLMTDKQTKELVAVKYIERGDKIDENVRREIINHRSLRHPNIIRFKEVILTPTHLAIVMEYASGGELFERISNAGRFNEDEARFFFQQLISGVSYCHSMQVCHRDLKLENTLLDGSPAPRLKICDFGYSKVIGLPHHTKINIQLYICIPRFLNHDLHFLQSALLHSQPKSTVGTPAYIAPEVLLRKEYDGKIADVWSCGVTLYVMLVGAYPFEDPDEPKDFRKTINRILSVQYSMPENIQITEECRHLISRIFVGDPAQRITMPEIRNHVWFLKNLPADLIDDRMISDQFEEPDQPMQSIDTIMQIISEATVPPIGLYNLEMMDDDMDDLDSEPDLDIDSSGEIIYAM, translated from the exons ATGGATCGAGGTCCGGGACCCTGTATGGATATGCCGATCATGCACGACAGTGACCGGTATGATTTTGTTAAAGATATCGGGTCGGGTAACTTTGGCGTTGCGAGGTTGATGACAGATAAACAGACTAAAGAGCTAGTTGCTGTCAAGTATATCGAAAGAGGCGATAAG ATAGATGAAAACGTTCGGCGGGAGATAATCAATCACAGGTCCCTGAGGCATCCTAACATAATTAGATTCAAAGAG GTGATTCTGACGCCAACTCATCTCGCTATTGTGATGGAATATGCATCTGGTGGGGAGCTTTTTGAGAGAATTTCTAATGCAGGGCGCTTCAATGAGGATGAG GCTCGCTTCTTCTTCCAGCAACTTATATCTGGTGTCAGTTACTGCCATTCCATG CAAGTATGTCATCGGGACTTGAAGCTGGAAAATACATTGCTTGATGGAAGCCCTGCTCCTCGGCTAAAAATTTGTGATTTTGGGTATTCTAAGGTAATAGGTTTGCCCCatcatacaaaaataaatatacagcTGTATATATGTATTCCCCGGTTTCTTAATCATGACTTGCACTTTTTGCAGTCTGCTCTACTGCACTCACAGCCAAAATCAACAGTGGGAACTCCTGCTTATATTGCACCAGAAGTTCTGTTGAGGAAAGAATATGATGGCAAG ATTGCAGATGTGTGGTCGTGTGGAGTGACATTGTATGTCATGTTAGTGGGTGCTTATCCTTTTGAGGATCCTGATGAACCAAAAGATTTTCGGAAGACGATCAAT AGAATCCTGAGTGTGCAATATTCTATGCCTGAGAACATTCAGATAACTGAGGAATGTCGCCACTTAATCTCAAGGATCTTTGTTGGAGATCCAGCACAG AGGATCACGATGCCTGAAATCAGAAATCATGTATGGTTTTTGAAGAATCTTCCAGCAGACTTAATAGACGATAGGATGATTAGTGACCAGTTTGAAGAGCCCGATCAGCCAATGCAGAGCATAGATACGATCATGCAAATAATCTCAGAGGCAACAGTACCACCAATTGGCTTGTATAACTTGGAAATGATGGACGATGACATGGATGACTTGGATTCAGAGCCTGATCTTGATATTGATAGCAGCGGGGAGATCATATATGCAATGTGA
- the LOC129873146 gene encoding probable disease resistance protein At5g66900: MAASLLGGAALGPVFDQLLKAVIDIGINVATFPSKFLSLKQTLVYIEPVFADIERLNKALDGRDEEIEMFKKRLKEGEELVRKCSKTKRYDPFKKWNYSRKLTKLENSLLKFCQIHGLIQVVRDNKMILVKVNENGEKLDEIRSMMRNVSIGFTNSSGSSGWMNGSSFGSSNGFSGWSDVPQVPDSMVGFQVPLQELKLKLNLLQEKDQVLVLSAPPGCGKTTLAAKLCQEDDIKDKYKDIFFVTVTKTPNIKRIVGEIFEKKDYRVPEFANDLYAIRQLNNLLRRSTSQPILLVLDDVWSESEYIIENLIFQIPGFKILVTSRFVFRKFDTYKLKLLSEKDAKDLFCTSAFKDGIPDVRLDLVHKVVKSCGGFPLALRVVGRSLCGQPEVTWLTRVMMQSKRQILFPTENDLLRSLQASIDALDEKALYSEETTTLRDCYLDLGSFPEDQRIHPAALLDMWVERYNLNEDGMTAMTIFFELCSQNLVNLALARQDAPAVLGLHNLHYIQQHDMLRELVIHQCDEKPVEERMRIYINIKGNEFPRWWFEQRFQPLQAEVLSIVTDEDFSSNWHGMQFPKVEVLVLNFETRTYNLPPFIEQMRQLKTLVVTNNGFFPAKLNNFQLCSLLNLKRINLERISVTSIFTANLELPNLRKISLNMCEIGEAFENSADKIPYMWPKLEEMNMEFCNDLVEVPAEICDLVHLKRLSICYCHELVALPEELGRLTNLEVLRLHSCTKLTELPKSIVKLNKLEFLDVYDCVDMDDLPVEMDQLSSLQTICMGSRLGFFKLPDSLLKLVKLEEVVCDEETASLWEPFKEYRRSLRITVIKEDINLNLLHKSSFI; this comes from the exons ATGGCCGCAAGTCTATTGGGAGGAGCTGCTTTGGGTCCAGTCTTCGACCAACTCCTCAAAGCAGTTATTGATATTGGCATAAACGTCGCCACTTTCCCTTCCAAATTCCTCAGCTTGAAGCAGACATTAGTTTACATCGAACCAGTATTCGCCGACATTGAGAGGCTAAACAAGGCCCTAGACGGCCGAGATGAAGAAATAGAGATGTTCAAAAAGCGGCTCAAGGAAGGTGAAGAGCTAGTCCGCAAGTGTTCCAAGACTAAACGCTACGACCCTTTTAAGAAGTGGAATTACTCCAGGAAACTGACCAAATTGGAAAATTCACTGTTGAAGTTCTGCCAGATACACGGTTTAATTCAGGTGGTTAGGGATAATAAAATGATTCTGGTCAAGGTTAATGAAAATGGTGAGAAATTGGACGAGATTCGTTCGATGATGAGGAATGTAAGTATTGGATTTACAAATTCTAGTGGGTCTTCAGGGTGGATGAATGGTTCTAGTTTTGGCAGCTCAAATGGGTTTTCAGGATGGTCTGATGTGCCCCAAGTTCCTGATTCTATGGTTGGATTTCAAGTGCCACTTcaagaattgaaattgaaattgaatcTGCTTCAGGAGAAAGATCAAGTGCTGGTTCTTTCTGCTCCTCCTGGCTGTGGAAAGACTACTTTGGCAGCAAAGCTTTGTCAAGAGGATGATATCAAAG ACAAATACAAGGACATCTTTTTTGTCACTGTTACCAAAACACCAAACATCAAACGCATTGTTGGGGAAATTTTTGAGAAGAAAGACTACAGGGTCCCCGAGTTTGCTAATGACCTTTATGCTATCCGCCAACTCAATAACCTTCTTAGGAGAAGTACATCTCAACCAATATTGCTGGTGCTGGATGATGTTTGGTCTGAATCAGAATACATCATCGAGAATCTTATATTTCAGATACCTGGATTTAAGATTTTGGTCACTTCGAGATTTGTGTTCCGAAAATTTGATACATATAAATTAAAGCTTTTGAGCGAGAAGGATGCAAAGGATCTCTTCTGCACTTCAGCTTTTAAAGATGGCATCCCTGATGTGCGACTTGATCTTGTTCATAAG GTGGTGAAAAGTTGTGGCGGTTTCCCACTGGCTCTTAGAGTTGTAGGTCGTTCATTGTGTGGCCAGCCTGAGGTGACATGGCTTACCAGAGTAATGATGCAGTCTAAAAGACAAATTCTCTTCCCTACTGAGAATGATCTGCTTCGTTCTTTGCAAGCCAGCATTGATGCCTTGGATGAAAAAGCTCTTTACAGCGAAGAAACAACTACATTAAGAGACTGCTACCTGGATTTAGGATCATTTCCTGAAGATCAAAGAATTCATCCTGCTGCTCTTTTGGATATGTGGGTGGAACGATACAATCTAAATGAAGATGGCATGACTGCAATGACCATCTTCTTTGAACTTTGTTCACAAAACCTGGTTAATCTCGCCCTTGCAAG ACAGGATGCACCAGCAGTTCTTGGCTTACATAACTTGCATTACATACAGCAACATGATATGCTGAGAGAACTGGTCATCCACCAGTGTGATGAGAAGCCTGTAGAAGAGAGAATgagaatatatatcaatatcaaGGGGAATGAATTTCCTAGGTGGTGGTTTGAACAAAGATTTCAACCACTTCAAGCGGAGGTTTTGTCTATTGTCACAG ATGAAGATTTCTCCTCTAACTGGCATGGCATGCAATTTCCTAAAGTTGAAGTACTTGTGTTGAACTTTGAAACAAGGACCTACAACTTACCCCCTTTTATAGAGCAGATGCGCCAATTGAAGACACTGGTTGTGACAAACAATGGTTTCTTCCCAGCCAAATTGAATAACTTTCAGCTTTGTTCTCTGCTCAATCTTAAGAGAATTAACCTGGAACGCATCTCTGTTACATCCATTTTCACAGCCAATCTAGAGCTACCAAATTTGCGCAAAATCTCCCTGAACATGTGTGAAATCGGGGAGGCATTTGAGAACTCTGCTGACAAGATCCCTTACATGTGGCCAAAACTCGAAGAGATGAATATGGAGTTCTGCAACGATTTAGTAGAAGTACCAGCTGAAATATGTGATCTTGTTCATCTTAAAAGGCTGAGCATCTGTTATTGTCACGAACTGGTTGCCCTTCCAGAAGAGCTTGGGAGGTTGACAAATTTGGAAGTACTAAGGCTTCATTCTTGCACAAAATTGACTGAGTTGCCAAAGTCGATAGTAAAACTTAAtaaattggaatttcttgaTGTATATGATTGTGTGGATATGGATGACTTGCCAGTGGAAATGGATCAACTCTCTTCTTTACAGACCATCTGCATGGGAAGCCGCCTGGGGTTTTTTAAGCTGCCCGATTCTCTGCTAAAACTAGTGAAGTTGGAAGAAGTTGTTTGTGATGAAGAAACAGCCTCTTTATGGGAACCTTTTAAGGAATATCGGAGGAGTCTGAGAATCACTGTGATCAAAGAAGATATCAATTTGAATTTGCTGCATAAATCATCATTTATCTGA
- the LOC129873149 gene encoding reticulon-like protein B13: MESTTSTDSPPPSPTPELDENNSESNLQTSKDSPDHVGKTSTDIFRDVILWKRKRYSAVALLAATAIWLALEVYGLTFITLFSWITMFLIAFIFLWSNIHMLLGKEPLEMSRMYISDESVVEAGTKFRELVEKSLRFLFSASTEREWFVFAGTVASLGLLSVVASYFDLLTLLYIGIVVGLTVPVVYVKYEDRIKDLGQRVRVRCHTYYSTVTERCHIYYNAIAERVKKMKSKLQDKKKKIND, from the exons ATGGAGAGTACTACCTCAACAGATTCTCCACCACCTTCACCAACCCCTGAACTTGATGAAAACAATTCAG AATCCAACCTGCAGACTTCAAAAGACTCTCCAGATCATGTTGGCAAAACTAGTACAG ATATATTCAGAGATGTAATTTTATGGAAGAGGAAGCGTTATAGTGCTGTTGCACTATTAGCAGCTACAGCAATATGGCTGGCACTTGAAGTCTATGGATTGACCTTCATAACGCTCTTTTCATGGATCACCATGTTCCTCATCGCTTTCATCTTTTTATGGAGTAACATACATATGCTCTTGGGAAA AGAGCCCCTGGAGATGTCAAGGATGTACATAAGCGATGAATCAGTTGTGGAGGCGGGCACCAAATTTCGTGAATTGGTTGAGAAAAGCCTAAGGTTTCTGTTTAGCGCGAGTACCGAGAGAGAGTGGTTCGTCTTTGCGGGGACTGTAGCTTCTTTGGGACTGCTTTCAGTTGTGGCCAGCTACTTTGATCTACTTACGCTCCTCTACATTg GGATTGTAGTGGGGCTGACTGTACCAGTGGTATATGTGAAATATGAAGACAGGATTAAGGACTTGGGGCAGCGAGTAAGGGTACGATGTCACACGTATTACAGCACCGTGACGGAGAGATGTCACATTTATTACAACGCCATAGCGGAGAGGGTGAAGAAAATGAAGAGCAAGCTCCAggacaagaaaaagaaaataaacgaCTAG
- the LOC129874083 gene encoding L-ascorbate oxidase homolog, with protein sequence MGKVAIFHLICGILIFWSVSVVKAEDAYKYFTWTVTYGIVSPLGVPQQVILINGQFPGPRLDLVTNDNVILNLINKLDEPLLLTWNGIKQRKNSWQDGVLGTNCPIPPNSNFTYKFQTKDQIGSYTYFPSTQLHRSVGGFGALNVYARSVISVPYAKPAGDFSLLIGDWYKSSHKVLRQILDSGKSLPYPNGLLINGQKQSTFSGDQGRTYMFRISNIGLKNSINFRIQGHKMRVVEVEGSHVLQNFYDSLDVHVGQSMSVLVTLDQPPKDYYIVASTRFSRISFTATSFLHYSNSRTPASGPMPPAPAGQMHWSMLQARTFRWNLTSNAARPNPQGSFHYGKITISRTFVMANSAPLINGKLRYAVNSVSYVNPDTPLKLADHFNIPGVFSLNSIQTNPSGGSPYLGTAVFPASHHDFIEIVFQNDEVTMQSWHLDGYDFWVVGFGSGTWTQASRNKYNLVDALTRHTTQVYPKSWTAILVSLDNQGMWNLRSAMWERQYLGQQVYLRVYDPTPSLANEYDIPTNALLCGKAAGRHP encoded by the exons ATGGGGAAAGTTGCAATTTTTCATTTGATTTGTGGAATCTTGATTTTTTGGAGTGTCTCTGTGGTGAAAGCAGAGGATGCTTATAAATATTTCACATGGACTGTTACCTATGGAATTGTTTCTCCTCTTGGCGTTCCTCAACAG GTGATCCTCATTAATGGTCAATTTCCTGGTCCAAGACTCGACCTTGTCACAAATGACAATGTAATCCTCAACCTTATTAATAAGTTGGATGAGCCTCTTTTGTTGACATG GAATGGaatcaaacaaagaaagaaTTCTTGGCAAGATGGAGTTTTGGGAACTAACTGTCCCATTCCACcaaattcaaatttcacttACAAGTTCCAAACAAAAGACCAGATTGGAAGCTACACATACTTCCCTTCAACTCAATTGCACAGATCTGTTGGAGGTTTCGGAGCACTTAACGTATATGCGAGATCTGTAATCTCAGTTCCGTATGCTAAACCTGCTGGAGACTTCAGTTTACTTATTGGTGATTGGTACAAGAGCAGCCATAAG GTATTGAGGCAAATATTGGACTCAGGAAAGTCTCTTCCTTACCCAAATGGCCTCCTAATAAATGGACAGAAGCAATCTACCTTCAGTGGTGATCAAG GAAGGACATATATGTTCAGGATTTCAAATATAGGCTTGAAAAATTCCATTAACTTCAGAATTCAAGGCCACAAGATGAGGGTTGTCGAGGTAGAAGGATCCCACGTCTTGCAGAACTTCTATGATTCTCTTGATGTCCATGTTGGTCAATCTATGTCTGTCCTTGTCACATTGGATCAGCCCCCAAAGGACTATTACATTGTTGCTTCTACAAGGTTCTCCAGGATAAGTTTTACTGCTACTTCATTTCTCCACTACAGCAACTCTCGGACGCCCGCTTCTGGACCCATGCCACCTGCTCCAGCTGGCCAAATGCATTGGTCCATGTTGCAAGCCAGAACATTTAG GTGGAATCTGACATCAAATGCAGCTAGGCCAAATCCTCAGGGTTCTTTCCATTATGgaaaaattacaatatcaaGGACTTTTGTTATGGCTAATTCAGCACCTCTTATCAATGGAAAGCTGAGATATGCTGTCAATAGCGTCTCTTATGTTAATCCCGATACTCCGTTAAAGCTTGCTGATCACTTCAACATCCCCGGAGTGTTCAGCTTGAACTCTATTCAAACTAATCCATCTGGTGGTTCGCCTTACTTAGGCACAGCAGTATTTCCAGCTTCTCACCATGATTTCATCGAAATTGTTTTCCAAAACGATGAGGTCACCATGCAGTCCTGGCATCTTGATGGTTATGATTTCTGGGTTGTAGG TTTCGGATCTGGCACATGGACACAAGCAAGTAGAAATAAGTACAATCTTGTTGATGCTCTGACTAGACATACTACACAG GTATATCCAAAATCTTGGACTGCCATATTGGTATCCTTGGACAACCAAGGAATGTGGAATTTGAGATCAGCTATGTGGGAGAGGCAATATCTTGGACAACAGGTGTACCTTAGGGTGTATGACCCAACCCCAAGTCTAGCTAATGAATATGACATACCAACTAATGCTCTTCTTTGTGGCAAAGCTGCTGGTAGACATCCTTAA